A genomic window from Syngnathus typhle isolate RoL2023-S1 ecotype Sweden linkage group LG18, RoL_Styp_1.0, whole genome shotgun sequence includes:
- the slc38a10 gene encoding putative sodium-coupled neutral amino acid transporter 10 isoform X3, protein MHVPSSHRQQHQAKDLCGIGFPRLRQSRKNSGGNQYDRLDVGDVHRLLCGHCRSGFQFFCPAFGLAGDGRFSRAAVDCRVALHRAPIESAEEHDVLHSVLLGHGAHVLHLLHVHDSVVVPALRHSLGLLVGAGSPVALEGRHSVPAHYRHHLLLSSMVLSSFKHGLLSGQWLGQVNVVRWEGVFRCLPICGMAFACQSQVLPTYDSLDEPSVKRMSTIFTSSLNVVTVFYITVGFFGYVSFTEDIAGNVLMNFPSNLVTEVIRVGFMMSVAVGFPMMILPCRQAINTMLFEQQQKDGTFAAGGYMPPLRFKMITLSIVFGTMLGGILIPNVETILGLTGATMGSLICFICPALIYRKIQKSSIIAQLVLCVGLGILLISTFTTLSISAQGPKAQAPPPPPAADKSNMQIADIIELHEDLANVKAIDIDKPELPAVDELQPNKRQPEEPPQIKGPVELPDSKKEEEVQLDRPDAGVAMPEGEAHRHEPPIPRDEVHVDSRKNNAELEEAMRTMEEEHKRDQEPGGGQDAVKIEESEENVLKPAVVVVKKEDLSNEVLEKSAEKKQEVVPPKEVEKLDVAKDVLAVHADEDKVDKAVEAAGKPPSAVEEAQAADGKDAAGDEKMDEGQLDHAVLLQVIKEQQEQQKRLLDQQEKLLAVIEEQHKEIHQKQPGELQEHAEEAEGGAGKPRDSALVSDAQQPEEPADAGAPQVAAAAALPNLVQIEDKAPELAKVAPPAPYKENNAVESHQQSELGARGVPLLRKVPEVYQPKEQIVRDEDNKLDDEKQKMESEAQARLEQLEREKKEKAALEDKRAEQERLEKEQLEREAKLAREQERLEREKIEREVQARVEKERQEREMREKLEKEKLAQEKAAEERRQQEIEEAGKALLEKKEQEALERAKEAQNAARGASNEDSEALKKGGRDLKQEVAARADPGEDVKAEPVKAQARPRGSHEKADDEGELDLKRRRRALGPVQDAGAPEVPRAVHGLEPLLELGGPDLHVALEEKLLAGAMVHSRQIKQASEDKKMK, encoded by the exons ATGCATGTTCCTAGTTCACACCGCCAGCAACACCAAGCGAAGGACCTATGCGGGATTGG cttTCCACGCTTACGGCAAAGCAGGAAAAACTCTGGTGGAAACCAG TATGATCGGCTTGATGTTGGGGACGTGCATCGCCTTTTATGTGGTCATTGCCGATCTGGGTTCCAATTTTTTTGCCCAGCTTTTGGGCTTGCAG gTGACGGGCGGTTTTCGCGTGCTGCTGTTGATTGCCGTGTCGCTCTTCATCGTGCTCCCATTGAGTCTGCAGAGGAACATGATGTCCTCCATTCAGTCCTTCTCGGCCATGGCGCTCATGTTCTACACCTTCTTCATGTTCACG ATAGTGTTGTCGTCCCTGCGCTACGGCATAGTCTCGGGCTCCTGGTTGGAGCGGGTTCACCTGTGGCGCTTGAAGGGCGTCATTCAGTGCCTGCCCATTATCGCCACCACCTTCTGCTGTCATCC ATGGTGCTGTCTTCATTCAAACACGGGCTGCTCAGTGGCCAGTGGCTAGGGCAGGTCAATGTGGTGCGCTGGGAGGGGGTGTTTCGCTGTCTCCCCATCTGTGGGATGGCCTTCGCCTGTCAGTC TCAGGTGCTGCCCACCTACGACAGCCTGGACGAGCCGTCAGTCAAACGCATGAGCACCATCTTCACCTCGTCCCTCAACGTGGTCACAGTCTTCTACATCACC GTGGGATTCTTCGGCTACGTCAGCTTCACGGAGGACATCGCCGGCAACGTGTTGATGAACTTCCCCTCCAACCTGGTGACCGAGGTCATCCGAGTGGGCTTCATGATGTCCGTGGCCGTCGGCTTCCCCATGATGATCTTACCGTGCCGCCAGGCCATCAACACCATGCTCTTCGAGCAGCAG CAAAAAGACGGCACGTTTGCAGCCGGCGGGTACATGCCCCCTCTTCGCTTCAAGATGATCACGCTCAGCATCGTGTTTGGCACCATGTTGGGAGGCATCCTCATCCCCAACG TGGAAACCATTTTGGGTCTGACTGGAGCCACTATGGGTAGCCTCATCTGTTTCATATGCCCCGCTCTGATCTACAGGAAGATCCAGAAGAGCAGCATCATCGCTCAG CTCGTGCTTTGCGTGGGGCTGGGCATCCTTCTCATCAGCACCTTCACCACATTGTCCATCTCAGCCCAAGGCCCCAAAGCCcaagctccgcctcctcctccagcagccGACAAGAGCAACATGCAAATAGCCGACATCATTGAGCTGCACG AGGATCTTGCTAATGTGAAAGCAATCGACATCGATAAGCCTGAGCTCCCGGCAGTGGATGAGCTCCAACCTAACAAAAGGCAGCCGGAGGAACCCCCCCAGATTAAAGGACCCGTGGAACTTCCCGACagcaagaaggaggaggaggtgcagtTGGACCGCCCCGATGCAG GTGTAGCCATGCCAGAGGGAGAAGCCCACCGCCATGAGCCGCCCATCCCGCGTGACGAGGTCCACGTAGACAGCAGGAAGAACAATGCAGAGTTGGAGGAGGCGATGAGAACAATGGAGGAAGAGCACAAACGAGATCAAGAGCCAGGCGGAGGTCAAGATGCCGTGAAAATTGAAGAGAGCGAGGAAAACGTCCTCAAGCCTGCAGTCGTGGTTGTGAAGAAGGAGGACCTGTCCAATGAGGTGCTTGAAAAGTCAGCAGAGAAGAAACAGGAAGTTGTACCCCCAAAAGAAGTGGAGAAGCTCGATGTGGCCAAAGACGTGCTCGCCGTACACGCCGATGAAGACAAAGTGGACAAAGCCGTCGAGGCTGCGGGCAAAC CGCCATCTGCTGTTGAAGAGGCTCAAGCCGCTGACGGCAAAGACGCCGCCGGAGATGAGAAAATGGACG AAGGCCAGCTGGACCACGCCGTACTGCTGCAGGTCATCAAGGAGCAGCAGGAGCAACAGAAGAGACTTCTTGATCAGCAGGAAAAGCTTCTGGCAGTCATAGAAGAGCAGCACAAAGAAATTCATCAGAAGCAGCCAGGCG AACTCCAGGAGCATGCGGAGGAAGCAGAAGGAGGAGCAGGGAAGCCCAGAGATTCAGCCTTGGTCTCAGATGCGCAGCAGCCCGAGGAGCCGGCAGACGCCGGGGCGCCGCAagttgctgccgccgccgcgctgCCGAATCTTGTTCAGATTGAAGACAAAGCACCCGAGCTAGCCAAGGTAGCTCCTCCGGCGCCTTACAAAGAGAACAACGCGGTCGAGTCCCATCAGCAGAGCGAGCTGGGGGCGAGAGGAGTGCCTCTCCTGAGGAAAGTACCCGAGGTCTACCAGCCAAAGGAACAAATTGTCAGAGATGAAGACAACAAGCTGGATGATGAAAAACAGAAGATGGAAAGCGAGGCCCAAGCCAGACTGGAACAGCTCGAGCGGGAGAAGAAGGAAAAAGCGGCGCTGGAGGACAAGAGAGCGGAACAAGAAAGATTAGAAAAAGAACAGCTGGAGAGGGAAGCAAAGCTGGCCAGAGAGCAGGAGCGACTTGAGAGGGAGAAGATCGAGAGAGAAGTGCAGGCTCGGGTGGAAAAGGAACGACAGGAGAGGGAGATGAGAGAGAAGCTGGAGAAAGAGAAATTAGCGCAGGAGAAGGCCGCCGAAGAGAGACGCCAGCAGGAGATTGAAGAAGCGGGCAAAGCTTTGCTTGAGAAAAAAGAACAAGAGGCACTGGAGCGAGCCAAAGAAGCCCAAAACGCCGCACGGGGGGCTTCCAATGAAGACAGCGAAGCTTTGAAGAAAGGAGGACGGGACCTCAAACAGGAAGTTGCCGCTCGGGCGGACCCGGGAGAGGACGTCAAAGCCGAGCCGGTCAAAGCCCAAGCTCGCCCTCGGGGCTCCCACGAGAAGGCGGACGACGAGGGAGAGCTGGATCTAAAGCGGAGGCGCCGGGCCCTGGGACCCGTCCAAGACGCGGGGGCTCCCGAGGTGCCCAGGGCCGTGCATGGGCTGGAGCCCCTGCTGGAGCTGGGGGGGCCCGACCTGCACGTAgccctggaggagaagctgctcGCGGGGGCCATGGTGCACTCGCGGCAGATTAAGCAGGCCTCAGAGGACAAGAAGATGAAATAA
- the slc38a10 gene encoding putative sodium-coupled neutral amino acid transporter 10 isoform X1, producing the protein MTASNWGLIMNVVNSIVGVSVLTMPFCFKQCGIVLGTLLLFLCSWMTHKSCMFLVHTASNTKRRTYAGLAFHAYGKAGKTLVETSMIGLMLGTCIAFYVVIADLGSNFFAQLLGLQVTGGFRVLLLIAVSLFIVLPLSLQRNMMSSIQSFSAMALMFYTFFMFTIVLSSLRYGIVSGSWLERVHLWRLKGVIQCLPIIATTFCCHPQVLPTYDSLDEPSVKRMSTIFTSSLNVVTVFYITVGFFGYVSFTEDIAGNVLMNFPSNLVTEVIRVGFMMSVAVGFPMMILPCRQAINTMLFEQQQKDGTFAAGGYMPPLRFKMITLSIVFGTMLGGILIPNVETILGLTGATMGSLICFICPALIYRKIQKSSIIAQLVLCVGLGILLISTFTTLSISAQGPKAQAPPPPPAADKSNMQIADIIELHEDLANVKAIDIDKPELPAVDELQPNKRQPEEPPQIKGPVELPDSKKEEEVQLDRPDAGVAMPEGEAHRHEPPIPRDEVHVDSRKNNAELEEAMRTMEEEHKRDQEPGGGQDAVKIEESEENVLKPAVVVVKKEDLSNEVLEKSAEKKQEVVPPKEVEKLDVAKDVLAVHADEDKVDKAVEAAGKPPSAVEEAQAADGKDAAGDEKMDEGQLDHAVLLQVIKEQQEQQKRLLDQQEKLLAVIEEQHKEIHQKQPGELQEHAEEAEGGAGKPRDSALVSDAQQPEEPADAGAPQVAAAAALPNLVQIEDKAPELAKVAPPAPYKENNAVESHQQSELGARGVPLLRKVPEVYQPKEQIVRDEDNKLDDEKQKMESEAQARLEQLEREKKEKAALEDKRAEQERLEKEQLEREAKLAREQERLEREKIEREVQARVEKERQEREMREKLEKEKLAQEKAAEERRQQEIEEAGKALLEKKEQEALERAKEAQNAARGASNEDSEALKKGGRDLKQEVAARADPGEDVKAEPVKAQARPRGSHEKADDEGELDLKRRRRALGPVQDAGAPEVPRAVHGLEPLLELGGPDLHVALEEKLLAGAMVHSRQIKQASEDKKMK; encoded by the exons ATGACGGCGTCGAACTGGGGTCTCATCATGAACGTGGTGAATAGCATCGTCGGCGTGAGTGTGCTCACGATGCCCTTCTGCTTCAAACAG TGTGGGATCGTGCTCGGAACGCTTTTGTTGTTCCTTTGCTCCTGGATGACCCACAAGTCATGCATGTTCCTAGTTCACACCGCCAGCAACACCAAGCGAAGGACCTATGCGGGATTGG cttTCCACGCTTACGGCAAAGCAGGAAAAACTCTGGTGGAAACCAG TATGATCGGCTTGATGTTGGGGACGTGCATCGCCTTTTATGTGGTCATTGCCGATCTGGGTTCCAATTTTTTTGCCCAGCTTTTGGGCTTGCAG gTGACGGGCGGTTTTCGCGTGCTGCTGTTGATTGCCGTGTCGCTCTTCATCGTGCTCCCATTGAGTCTGCAGAGGAACATGATGTCCTCCATTCAGTCCTTCTCGGCCATGGCGCTCATGTTCTACACCTTCTTCATGTTCACG ATAGTGTTGTCGTCCCTGCGCTACGGCATAGTCTCGGGCTCCTGGTTGGAGCGGGTTCACCTGTGGCGCTTGAAGGGCGTCATTCAGTGCCTGCCCATTATCGCCACCACCTTCTGCTGTCATCC TCAGGTGCTGCCCACCTACGACAGCCTGGACGAGCCGTCAGTCAAACGCATGAGCACCATCTTCACCTCGTCCCTCAACGTGGTCACAGTCTTCTACATCACC GTGGGATTCTTCGGCTACGTCAGCTTCACGGAGGACATCGCCGGCAACGTGTTGATGAACTTCCCCTCCAACCTGGTGACCGAGGTCATCCGAGTGGGCTTCATGATGTCCGTGGCCGTCGGCTTCCCCATGATGATCTTACCGTGCCGCCAGGCCATCAACACCATGCTCTTCGAGCAGCAG CAAAAAGACGGCACGTTTGCAGCCGGCGGGTACATGCCCCCTCTTCGCTTCAAGATGATCACGCTCAGCATCGTGTTTGGCACCATGTTGGGAGGCATCCTCATCCCCAACG TGGAAACCATTTTGGGTCTGACTGGAGCCACTATGGGTAGCCTCATCTGTTTCATATGCCCCGCTCTGATCTACAGGAAGATCCAGAAGAGCAGCATCATCGCTCAG CTCGTGCTTTGCGTGGGGCTGGGCATCCTTCTCATCAGCACCTTCACCACATTGTCCATCTCAGCCCAAGGCCCCAAAGCCcaagctccgcctcctcctccagcagccGACAAGAGCAACATGCAAATAGCCGACATCATTGAGCTGCACG AGGATCTTGCTAATGTGAAAGCAATCGACATCGATAAGCCTGAGCTCCCGGCAGTGGATGAGCTCCAACCTAACAAAAGGCAGCCGGAGGAACCCCCCCAGATTAAAGGACCCGTGGAACTTCCCGACagcaagaaggaggaggaggtgcagtTGGACCGCCCCGATGCAG GTGTAGCCATGCCAGAGGGAGAAGCCCACCGCCATGAGCCGCCCATCCCGCGTGACGAGGTCCACGTAGACAGCAGGAAGAACAATGCAGAGTTGGAGGAGGCGATGAGAACAATGGAGGAAGAGCACAAACGAGATCAAGAGCCAGGCGGAGGTCAAGATGCCGTGAAAATTGAAGAGAGCGAGGAAAACGTCCTCAAGCCTGCAGTCGTGGTTGTGAAGAAGGAGGACCTGTCCAATGAGGTGCTTGAAAAGTCAGCAGAGAAGAAACAGGAAGTTGTACCCCCAAAAGAAGTGGAGAAGCTCGATGTGGCCAAAGACGTGCTCGCCGTACACGCCGATGAAGACAAAGTGGACAAAGCCGTCGAGGCTGCGGGCAAAC CGCCATCTGCTGTTGAAGAGGCTCAAGCCGCTGACGGCAAAGACGCCGCCGGAGATGAGAAAATGGACG AAGGCCAGCTGGACCACGCCGTACTGCTGCAGGTCATCAAGGAGCAGCAGGAGCAACAGAAGAGACTTCTTGATCAGCAGGAAAAGCTTCTGGCAGTCATAGAAGAGCAGCACAAAGAAATTCATCAGAAGCAGCCAGGCG AACTCCAGGAGCATGCGGAGGAAGCAGAAGGAGGAGCAGGGAAGCCCAGAGATTCAGCCTTGGTCTCAGATGCGCAGCAGCCCGAGGAGCCGGCAGACGCCGGGGCGCCGCAagttgctgccgccgccgcgctgCCGAATCTTGTTCAGATTGAAGACAAAGCACCCGAGCTAGCCAAGGTAGCTCCTCCGGCGCCTTACAAAGAGAACAACGCGGTCGAGTCCCATCAGCAGAGCGAGCTGGGGGCGAGAGGAGTGCCTCTCCTGAGGAAAGTACCCGAGGTCTACCAGCCAAAGGAACAAATTGTCAGAGATGAAGACAACAAGCTGGATGATGAAAAACAGAAGATGGAAAGCGAGGCCCAAGCCAGACTGGAACAGCTCGAGCGGGAGAAGAAGGAAAAAGCGGCGCTGGAGGACAAGAGAGCGGAACAAGAAAGATTAGAAAAAGAACAGCTGGAGAGGGAAGCAAAGCTGGCCAGAGAGCAGGAGCGACTTGAGAGGGAGAAGATCGAGAGAGAAGTGCAGGCTCGGGTGGAAAAGGAACGACAGGAGAGGGAGATGAGAGAGAAGCTGGAGAAAGAGAAATTAGCGCAGGAGAAGGCCGCCGAAGAGAGACGCCAGCAGGAGATTGAAGAAGCGGGCAAAGCTTTGCTTGAGAAAAAAGAACAAGAGGCACTGGAGCGAGCCAAAGAAGCCCAAAACGCCGCACGGGGGGCTTCCAATGAAGACAGCGAAGCTTTGAAGAAAGGAGGACGGGACCTCAAACAGGAAGTTGCCGCTCGGGCGGACCCGGGAGAGGACGTCAAAGCCGAGCCGGTCAAAGCCCAAGCTCGCCCTCGGGGCTCCCACGAGAAGGCGGACGACGAGGGAGAGCTGGATCTAAAGCGGAGGCGCCGGGCCCTGGGACCCGTCCAAGACGCGGGGGCTCCCGAGGTGCCCAGGGCCGTGCATGGGCTGGAGCCCCTGCTGGAGCTGGGGGGGCCCGACCTGCACGTAgccctggaggagaagctgctcGCGGGGGCCATGGTGCACTCGCGGCAGATTAAGCAGGCCTCAGAGGACAAGAAGATGAAATAA
- the slc38a10 gene encoding putative sodium-coupled neutral amino acid transporter 10 isoform X2 encodes MTASNWGLIMNVVNSIVGVSVLTMPFCFKQCGIVLGTLLLFLCSWMTHKSCMFLVHTASNTKRRTYAGLAFHAYGKAGKTLVETSMIGLMLGTCIAFYVVIADLGSNFFAQLLGLQVTGGFRVLLLIAVSLFIVLPLSLQRNMMSSIQSFSAMALMFYTFFMFTMVLSSFKHGLLSGQWLGQVNVVRWEGVFRCLPICGMAFACQSQVLPTYDSLDEPSVKRMSTIFTSSLNVVTVFYITVGFFGYVSFTEDIAGNVLMNFPSNLVTEVIRVGFMMSVAVGFPMMILPCRQAINTMLFEQQQKDGTFAAGGYMPPLRFKMITLSIVFGTMLGGILIPNVETILGLTGATMGSLICFICPALIYRKIQKSSIIAQLVLCVGLGILLISTFTTLSISAQGPKAQAPPPPPAADKSNMQIADIIELHEDLANVKAIDIDKPELPAVDELQPNKRQPEEPPQIKGPVELPDSKKEEEVQLDRPDAGVAMPEGEAHRHEPPIPRDEVHVDSRKNNAELEEAMRTMEEEHKRDQEPGGGQDAVKIEESEENVLKPAVVVVKKEDLSNEVLEKSAEKKQEVVPPKEVEKLDVAKDVLAVHADEDKVDKAVEAAGKPPSAVEEAQAADGKDAAGDEKMDEGQLDHAVLLQVIKEQQEQQKRLLDQQEKLLAVIEEQHKEIHQKQPGELQEHAEEAEGGAGKPRDSALVSDAQQPEEPADAGAPQVAAAAALPNLVQIEDKAPELAKVAPPAPYKENNAVESHQQSELGARGVPLLRKVPEVYQPKEQIVRDEDNKLDDEKQKMESEAQARLEQLEREKKEKAALEDKRAEQERLEKEQLEREAKLAREQERLEREKIEREVQARVEKERQEREMREKLEKEKLAQEKAAEERRQQEIEEAGKALLEKKEQEALERAKEAQNAARGASNEDSEALKKGGRDLKQEVAARADPGEDVKAEPVKAQARPRGSHEKADDEGELDLKRRRRALGPVQDAGAPEVPRAVHGLEPLLELGGPDLHVALEEKLLAGAMVHSRQIKQASEDKKMK; translated from the exons ATGACGGCGTCGAACTGGGGTCTCATCATGAACGTGGTGAATAGCATCGTCGGCGTGAGTGTGCTCACGATGCCCTTCTGCTTCAAACAG TGTGGGATCGTGCTCGGAACGCTTTTGTTGTTCCTTTGCTCCTGGATGACCCACAAGTCATGCATGTTCCTAGTTCACACCGCCAGCAACACCAAGCGAAGGACCTATGCGGGATTGG cttTCCACGCTTACGGCAAAGCAGGAAAAACTCTGGTGGAAACCAG TATGATCGGCTTGATGTTGGGGACGTGCATCGCCTTTTATGTGGTCATTGCCGATCTGGGTTCCAATTTTTTTGCCCAGCTTTTGGGCTTGCAG gTGACGGGCGGTTTTCGCGTGCTGCTGTTGATTGCCGTGTCGCTCTTCATCGTGCTCCCATTGAGTCTGCAGAGGAACATGATGTCCTCCATTCAGTCCTTCTCGGCCATGGCGCTCATGTTCTACACCTTCTTCATGTTCACG ATGGTGCTGTCTTCATTCAAACACGGGCTGCTCAGTGGCCAGTGGCTAGGGCAGGTCAATGTGGTGCGCTGGGAGGGGGTGTTTCGCTGTCTCCCCATCTGTGGGATGGCCTTCGCCTGTCAGTC TCAGGTGCTGCCCACCTACGACAGCCTGGACGAGCCGTCAGTCAAACGCATGAGCACCATCTTCACCTCGTCCCTCAACGTGGTCACAGTCTTCTACATCACC GTGGGATTCTTCGGCTACGTCAGCTTCACGGAGGACATCGCCGGCAACGTGTTGATGAACTTCCCCTCCAACCTGGTGACCGAGGTCATCCGAGTGGGCTTCATGATGTCCGTGGCCGTCGGCTTCCCCATGATGATCTTACCGTGCCGCCAGGCCATCAACACCATGCTCTTCGAGCAGCAG CAAAAAGACGGCACGTTTGCAGCCGGCGGGTACATGCCCCCTCTTCGCTTCAAGATGATCACGCTCAGCATCGTGTTTGGCACCATGTTGGGAGGCATCCTCATCCCCAACG TGGAAACCATTTTGGGTCTGACTGGAGCCACTATGGGTAGCCTCATCTGTTTCATATGCCCCGCTCTGATCTACAGGAAGATCCAGAAGAGCAGCATCATCGCTCAG CTCGTGCTTTGCGTGGGGCTGGGCATCCTTCTCATCAGCACCTTCACCACATTGTCCATCTCAGCCCAAGGCCCCAAAGCCcaagctccgcctcctcctccagcagccGACAAGAGCAACATGCAAATAGCCGACATCATTGAGCTGCACG AGGATCTTGCTAATGTGAAAGCAATCGACATCGATAAGCCTGAGCTCCCGGCAGTGGATGAGCTCCAACCTAACAAAAGGCAGCCGGAGGAACCCCCCCAGATTAAAGGACCCGTGGAACTTCCCGACagcaagaaggaggaggaggtgcagtTGGACCGCCCCGATGCAG GTGTAGCCATGCCAGAGGGAGAAGCCCACCGCCATGAGCCGCCCATCCCGCGTGACGAGGTCCACGTAGACAGCAGGAAGAACAATGCAGAGTTGGAGGAGGCGATGAGAACAATGGAGGAAGAGCACAAACGAGATCAAGAGCCAGGCGGAGGTCAAGATGCCGTGAAAATTGAAGAGAGCGAGGAAAACGTCCTCAAGCCTGCAGTCGTGGTTGTGAAGAAGGAGGACCTGTCCAATGAGGTGCTTGAAAAGTCAGCAGAGAAGAAACAGGAAGTTGTACCCCCAAAAGAAGTGGAGAAGCTCGATGTGGCCAAAGACGTGCTCGCCGTACACGCCGATGAAGACAAAGTGGACAAAGCCGTCGAGGCTGCGGGCAAAC CGCCATCTGCTGTTGAAGAGGCTCAAGCCGCTGACGGCAAAGACGCCGCCGGAGATGAGAAAATGGACG AAGGCCAGCTGGACCACGCCGTACTGCTGCAGGTCATCAAGGAGCAGCAGGAGCAACAGAAGAGACTTCTTGATCAGCAGGAAAAGCTTCTGGCAGTCATAGAAGAGCAGCACAAAGAAATTCATCAGAAGCAGCCAGGCG AACTCCAGGAGCATGCGGAGGAAGCAGAAGGAGGAGCAGGGAAGCCCAGAGATTCAGCCTTGGTCTCAGATGCGCAGCAGCCCGAGGAGCCGGCAGACGCCGGGGCGCCGCAagttgctgccgccgccgcgctgCCGAATCTTGTTCAGATTGAAGACAAAGCACCCGAGCTAGCCAAGGTAGCTCCTCCGGCGCCTTACAAAGAGAACAACGCGGTCGAGTCCCATCAGCAGAGCGAGCTGGGGGCGAGAGGAGTGCCTCTCCTGAGGAAAGTACCCGAGGTCTACCAGCCAAAGGAACAAATTGTCAGAGATGAAGACAACAAGCTGGATGATGAAAAACAGAAGATGGAAAGCGAGGCCCAAGCCAGACTGGAACAGCTCGAGCGGGAGAAGAAGGAAAAAGCGGCGCTGGAGGACAAGAGAGCGGAACAAGAAAGATTAGAAAAAGAACAGCTGGAGAGGGAAGCAAAGCTGGCCAGAGAGCAGGAGCGACTTGAGAGGGAGAAGATCGAGAGAGAAGTGCAGGCTCGGGTGGAAAAGGAACGACAGGAGAGGGAGATGAGAGAGAAGCTGGAGAAAGAGAAATTAGCGCAGGAGAAGGCCGCCGAAGAGAGACGCCAGCAGGAGATTGAAGAAGCGGGCAAAGCTTTGCTTGAGAAAAAAGAACAAGAGGCACTGGAGCGAGCCAAAGAAGCCCAAAACGCCGCACGGGGGGCTTCCAATGAAGACAGCGAAGCTTTGAAGAAAGGAGGACGGGACCTCAAACAGGAAGTTGCCGCTCGGGCGGACCCGGGAGAGGACGTCAAAGCCGAGCCGGTCAAAGCCCAAGCTCGCCCTCGGGGCTCCCACGAGAAGGCGGACGACGAGGGAGAGCTGGATCTAAAGCGGAGGCGCCGGGCCCTGGGACCCGTCCAAGACGCGGGGGCTCCCGAGGTGCCCAGGGCCGTGCATGGGCTGGAGCCCCTGCTGGAGCTGGGGGGGCCCGACCTGCACGTAgccctggaggagaagctgctcGCGGGGGCCATGGTGCACTCGCGGCAGATTAAGCAGGCCTCAGAGGACAAGAAGATGAAATAA